The DNA window NNNNNNNNNNNNNNNNNNNNNNNNNNNNNNNNNNNNNNNNNNNNNNNNNNNNNNNNNNNNNNNNNNNNNNNNNNNNNNNNNNNNNNNNNNNNNNNNNNNNNNNNNNNNNNNNNNNNNNNNNNNNNNNNNNNNNNNNNNNNNNNNNNNNNgcatttttctttttcaacaattgagctcaatgcttcttaaaagctttccaatttcccccatgcaaccccaaacttgaactttttcatcacatacagttaagctcatcccaactcaaggtaaagaatttcaagacaagggttcatatcctgtttaaggctaaggttcaaaaagggtataatattttaggctctgtgggtgaaaatttggctagagaagggctTTCaaaaaaaatggccttgatcatatgacattcacatgcacttcaatcaatcatcaagattaaggcaatatcattcatgctttcctgtgaacaattcatataatcataaaaactctggagctcaataacTCACACAACAGgctttctcacacaacattcattcatacatcctgcttagcatcataaccacaatcataagttatcacacatctgtttcactggctatcaacatgcaacactactcaatttcaatcacatcaaatcatcatcaaataagttaatcatgcaaattagtcagtcaaacatcttcagaaaagtatttaggccaagcatacacactgaaaataaaattcaacttattctaaaaatttaaaatgcaaaagtaaaaaagagaaaactaggttgcctcctagtagcgcttgtttaacgtcacgagcctgacccaaacctgtttagcacttgtcagtaagtgcaattccttccaacacccatcagtaggtgtgccttcctggaatccttcagtggatttaaaaatttttagcatccctcagtagatgctacccaaaaattgttccaaaaaatcacataattacaagattaaaaatgaaataaatctaaactaaaaaaataaaattgatttacaacaattgggatggccccaacaaacacccatcagtaggtgttgaatttcttcttgcttggtattcttttctttttcttcttcctactgaatctcttcaaaaagttgatcgaaccaagcacatgtttccatgtatcaatcataggaactttaatctccaatttcttgaagatctccataaagtaCTTGAacttattttccttcctatgattctTCTTTTGACGAGGAAGAGGCTTTTCATATGATGTTTTCTTCCTTcccttcttcctccttttctcgatcttctccttcctcaactttctttttttttcttattttcttctttttttttgtttctttcaaccactgccttttctttttcctcaacttcatctccctcactcaacctttccgcttcttctttctctattttctcctcatatatctctatctattcttcttctatcttctcctcagcaacaaccttttctgtttctttctcttctatcttctcctcatcaacaacctcatcctTTTGTGTTTCCAAATttctgaaggtaacttcatagcgtTGAGACTCACATCGCTCCAGAAATCTGTCGAATTTTTCATTAtggcttttgacttgttccgtcacatcagctatCTGTTGGCATAGTtattgatcatactcccacttTTCTATTGGNNNNNNNNNNNNNNNNNNNNNNNNNNNNNNNNNNNNNNNNNNNNNNNNNNNNNNNNNNNNNNNNNNNNNNNNNNNNNNNNNNNNNNNNNNNNNNNNNNNNNNNNNNNNNNNNNNNNNNNNNNNNNNNNNNNNNNNNNNNNNNNNNNNNNNNNNNNNNNNNNNNNNNNNNNNNNNNNNNNNNNNNNNNNNNNNNNNNNNNNNNNNNNNNNNNNNNNNNNNNNNNNNNNNNNNNNNNNNNNNNNNNNNNNNNNNNNNNNNNNNNNNNNNNNNNNNNNNNNNNNNNNNNNNNNNNNNNNNNNNNNNNNNNNNNNNNNNNNNNNNNNNNNNNNNNNNNNNNNNNNNNNNNNNNNNNNNNNNNNNNNNNNNNNNNNNNNNNNNNNNNNNNNNNNNNNNNNNNNNNNNNNNNNNNNNNNNNNNNNNNNNNNNNNNNNNNNNNNNNNNNNNNNNNNNNNNNNNNNNNNNNNNNNNNNNNNNNNNNNNNNNNNNNNNNNNNNNNNNNNNNNNNNNNNNNNNNNNNNNNNNNNNNNNNNNNNNNNNNNNNNNNNNNNNNNNNNNNNNNNNNNNNNNNNNNNNNNNNNNNNNNNNNNNNNNNNNNNNNNNNNNNNNNNNNNNNNNNNNNNNNNNNNNNNNNNNNNNNNNNNNNNNNNNNNNNNNNNNNNNNNNNNNNNNNNNNNNNNNNNNNNNNNNNNNNNNNNNNNNNNNNNNNNNNNNNNNNNNNNNNNNNNNNNNNNNNNNNNNNNNNNNNNNNNNNNNNNNNNNNNNNNNNNNNNNNNNNNNNNNNNNNNNNNNNNNNNNNNNNNNNNNNNNNNNNNNNNNNNNNNNNNNNNNNNNNNNNNNNNNNNNNNNNNNNNNNNNNNNNNNNNNNNNNNNNNNNNNNNNNNNNNNNNNNNNNNNNNNNNNNNNNNNNNNNNNNNNNNNNNNNNNNNNNNNNNNNNNNNNNNNNNNNNNNNNNNNNNNNNNNNNNNNNNNNNNNNNNNNNNNNNNNNNNNNNNNNNNNNNNNNNNNNNNNNNNNNNNNNNNNNNNNNNNNNNNNNNNNNNNNNNNNNNNNNNNNNNNNNNNNNNNNNNNNNNNNNNNNNNNNNNNNNNNNNNNNNNNNNNNNNNNNNNNNNNNNNNaaaagagagtatcaaaagattacattgtttcccccaacaacaatagggtttagttcaccattgtcatggtgaatctagatgaaaaatggatgaagaatggaaaagcaaaccctagataagaagaaatggagcctaagcatccaagagatcctctctagagagtgaaattaggtctggccgccctttTCTGTCAAAAGACTGTgattgaaatcgcaacagggctatttatagctgaggagcgtcacagaaaacaggcccaagctcAGTAGACAACCGCCTTGggtcacacttgttccgcccggcggtttcccttaaGGTacgctaccgcccggcggcaggggtctaccgcccggcggtttgcctctaatcgcaaatccgcctggCTGCACCGCCTGGTGCCAACTCCTCACACTGGACCAcccagcggtgtaatttgccgtcgggcggtacgtccactcttcatttcttcatttttcttcccttttcttgagtctaagacctgcatcttcaactccattcttcactttctcaaaaatgctacaaaacaatgcaaaacaagcataatatcgctaaaaatagcttttgactctctacagactcatttattgagttttgcttgattctaagctcattctaagcagtaaagggagtaatttggtctaaaatgacatatgaaaatagctatttttcaaccttcatcactctccacccaagtaagtcatacATTCTACATTCTAGGGTTTTCAaagcatgattttttttatgagaatgTTTGTCTAAGCATGAAGTTTTAGGGCTTTTGATGTATGTGTATGATTAGTTGAAATAGACACTGTTTAGACTAATTAAATTGTATGATTGAGGTCTAAAACGAAGAAATTTGCATGTGGGTGGAGATTAGAGTCATCTAGAGCTGAATTATAATGTAGAcatcactttttatttattttgaaacctCTCGTCTCCTTTCCACATATACTGTGCCCTTAATTCTCTAGTCTTACCTTTCCTTTCAAAAATGACTTTCCGATGTGCTTATTTCTTTGGTGCTTGGAGTCTTTTACCTCAACCCAAAGACAAACCTCACTTCTAATTATTACTTAGCTCAAAACCCTTGCAATACTTCAACTCTCCTTAAAGACTTCATGTTCTCTAAACTTGGAAATTTTGCATTCTACTAAACTCTTCTTAAATATGCTCTATGTCCTACACAACTGCTTCTCAAACTCTTATTCTTCAGAGCTCAAACATCATTGATATACCAAACCATGTTGCCTTCTAAGCCATAGCTACTCCAATGCTCAACAACACCTTCCTTTTTCTGACCTCTGATGTTACTGACACACATATTCAACTGATTTCCCAAACCTTGTTACACCAATCCTTACCCAAATTCCTTGTAACTTGTGATTTCTACTCTCCTAACTCTTCTCTTGAAACGAAAGCAACACTTCTACCTCTTCACATCTCAATCCATTCCTTGAAACTCAAAAGCTTTGGTCTTCTAACTCCCTATCTTCGAGTCAAGAATTTGTCTCAATGGCTTtaacaaattcaaatgaaagTATGTAGGTCAAGTTTTCCTCAAACCTTCTTTCCTCTACCACTATAGAGCACATACACTACCACAAAGGCAAGAACAAGACCAAATCATTATAGATAACAACATTGGAATCACAACCCTTTATTTCCCCAAaccttcagaattaagaaaggaaaataatcCCTGATAGAGAGTCATGAGTATGCACCCTCATTACTCCTATCAAGACGTTTTCTGTTCTCAAAACTTTCAGTTAGATACACAACTCTACTATCTAGACTTGGAGGAAATGGTAAACCATACCATTTAGACTCAACTCTTCACTAGGAAAACACGACAAACCCACAACCTACAGGTAATCCTAAGAACGAACTACTCTGATACCGTTAATGTAACACCCCTTTTTAGTAGTATAAAgctactaaaataaaacattacattgATGATAACTTACCAAGAATTACAAAATTTCAGTGAAGGAGAGCTTACACTTTGGAgaacaaaactttatttatgATTGCGGCTATCCTCTCAATCTCACActaaaaagattgaaaagacatcctccctaagctcacaccattaagatgatcattgcaaaagagaaaacatacacaaagacatacaacacaaaagcaagggtaagctagtgtacAAATGAAGTCTCAgataataatttagtttgaCAATTAACAACATTCAAGAACAAACAATTCATATAACCACAAGACCACTATACTCACTTATCTGATATAATGTTGATAGACTACTGTAGACATGCACTCACGGTAGTATTTATACTCTACAGAGTTATAAACAAGGGTAACTTGACCTACTCACCATGAGGTAAATCTTCTACTCCTAAAACCCAGAGGACTTGGGTGAAAACCACCTGCCATTCTCTCTGCCACCCTATCTAACTCTACATGACTTAAATGGTTAGTAGAATATTAGGATACCTGGGTATCACAGTCTCTCTATAAAGCTTCTCTTATAGCTTGTTAGAAAATAGAATCTCTCCTTGAGATTCTTCTCCTAACACACTTTTCTCATTCTCATTACACACCACTTTCATTCTCATATAaaccatatatttatatgtacattgcatacaaacatatataccATTGATTGTATTTCAAAGGACCATAAACAACCCCAACAAGTcataaaaaatcatatgaaaccATTCCATATATATTAATACACAAGAACAATCcaagaagaaccactaaacaatACAAAATCCATTTAAACTCATACTTTGGAAtggaaaacaactttgaaaccctcaccaatAGTTCCGGAAGGGTCTAAAACTCCctaaaacgacctaaagaacatcCAAAACGAACACCCGAAACCCCGAAAACGATCCAAAACTGGTGCAGCATTGCCTAGTAGCGTCCATGAATAGTGTCTAGTGCTGGTTTTAGCGCCTTAAGCGcaatttttgcatttttcagCGTTCAGCGTTATCGGTAAAATTAAGACTCAATTTTCTCACTTTGAACACTTTACCCCCAACTTCTAAAGACCCTTAGAACCCTTCAAACCTTGAGAAAACTCTTAAAACACTATTGCAACACAATTTGACCCATTAAAACCCAATTTCACTCTTATAAGCTACCCAAACTCAATTCTATATTTTGTAGCCTCCTTATCACTATATTAACTGCATAACCAAGTCCAAATATACCTATTAGCACCCTCTAACACCTCATATTGCTCACCTATCTGCTGTTACAAAATCTCACCATGCAAAACCTCTATTTTAaccaaaaacacttaaaaactCATCCTAAAGGCACCACTAATCATTATACAGTATACTTTTCTCATTTGACAGCTTAAGCAAGTCCTAAATAGTTTCCTAATACAATCCCAACTATCAAACACAGTCCCCACTACTTACCTCAAAATTTCACTAgtcaaaaccttttttttacaCTAAATATACCTCCAACTTCAACATTGATCTGCTTACTTGTTTCATACTAGAGTTTCTTCAATCTAAAACTTCTAATAAGTTCAAAATGATCTCATAACAACACTCAACCAGTTACTTCATTACTCTAACCTCTACCTATAAAATTCACCCATCTAAACCCCTATTTTTGACCATAAAACCTAAGCAAAAGACACTTCTTTAATTCAACCACTTTGCATTCAATTTCCAAATATTAGGACAACTTCATTACATATAATCAATACAGTTTTACACATCACAAACATACAATTTCAACATATCAACCAAACATGACGAAACCCTCAATTTCATAGAATCCCATATAACCAAACATAGGCATTTCTAAACGTTTAACTCCAATACCTAAAGAtacaaattcttttaacaaaataataaagtaaaacaaaaggtctagcttcccttaccttggaCTAAACTGTCAAACTCAAAGAAACATTTCACTGATTGCTTGAAATCCAAGGAATCTCTAGACGAACTTACGAGACACCAAATTGGGAACGGACAAAGTCCTTAGAACTCTAGGTGAACCAAGAATGACTAGAAGAAGCATGACTACACATGCAAGAGTATTAGAttattctaaaacaaatttGAGAACGGAAGGGAAAAAATGAGTTGAAACTTACTTGTTCTATTCTTGAAATTGATCGGCTAGATTTGTAGACCTTGACGCCGTGATCGTATAGACACCTCTTGATCATCAAACAGATGAATTAGGAGCATGAACACTTAAAGAGGAGGtagaaaactctagaaaaatggtttctagagagatgatacgttttaaaataatgaatcttgtttataacaaaactatttataattaatcCATTTAATAAtcgagtctcactatttttaatatcatcacttctaaaataccGTTTTCTGGGTTTCTACCACTTCAAATCactctttctcttttaattaattatattttaattatttattttattaaattaaatttttaaaataataatatttaataaatgaaaatagattACGTGGAACATTTATATTATGCCATCATAATGTGTGtctatcaataatttaaaaagaatatataaagcctatattaaaagaatgagtttaaaaggaaaatcatatcctaattttaaaagtataatatgacagaaaaaaaatatgtatcaaaATATACAgggttttataatatttttgtctcTATTTTTTATCAACACACCAAGATCCATGCAATTCATATTTTACATGCCACGTTTACAATTTAACaactaggaaaaaaaatagtagaagtttataaattatagaaCGCCGAGATCCATGCAGTTCATATTTTACTCGCCACGTTTACAATTCAACaactaagaataaaaaatcattttgtagaagtttataaattatataatgcTCATTAATAGATGGATTTAAAATAGTGAAAGTAAGTTAAGTGATATATTTGTACACTCTCAACCACACAAATTTACGTTcgataaagtaaaatatataaaattataagaataaaataaacattttttaaaatgtttagtaataattttaacaaaatcatgAATATACTTATACACTCTGGTGGTGTACACGTAAGTCGGCCACTGCTTGTCACGTGTAATGATGTaccattaatttattttatattttcaaaatagacAAGTGAGCAtttgactaaaacaaaaaagagtACAATTTCTTTAAGATTAATTTTcctgtatttttctttttagtttaaatggtgatacattttatttttcattttataataaaataataatattaataaaaattataagaaataacaaataaaattaaaaataacggACAATgtcattacatttttatttattttttacctcTTACCAACAAACATTactataatacaatttatatatttaaaattactttttttttaatttttttaagtgatttGTTTGGCACATATTAAAATACTagcaattataatttaatactaAATTGGTCGTTACGATGAAACTTGGTTGGTGTTGTTGTCTGATGGGAAAGCGTGTTCCATCCATTTAATTGAGATGTGAATAAGTGTTTGGTTAGGTTGTTTTTGAGAGCAGCGTAGCCTATAGCATCTATCTAGTATCTACTTCCTTTCCCATTTCTGTCTCTGTCTTTCCCTCTCTCATTAATTCTACAAACCAAATTCGAATGAActttttttctgctttttaaGGTTTGGTGCAgtttattattcaattaattagtttattaatcatttcaatatcttttaaaaaatgtagcAATGAATTTGTAAATTGCTTTTCCGAGGGGAAGGGGCTTGGCAAATCACTTATATAACTCTACTTTACTATTTATTAATCCTAAATTCAACTTAGAATATTAGAGACTGAAATAACAATAGCAATGGATCTCAGAGATGGTCAAACTCAACAAATTTTGGATCCTAACCAACCAACTCATGTATATCATCTAGCTTTGGATATTGGAGGTAGGATTCATCTCTTAtcctgtaatttttttaatattttgtttctttcttgttttagtTTTCACAGTTGCCCCTTTGGTGGTTTCCATTCAAATTTAACATCTTTGCTTTGTCGAATTTATTGGGATATACGCCTTTAGGTTAAAACATTTCAATCTTTATATGGTGTTTcgtttttggtttttatttatatgtttgtcaTTGTTTATTGAAAACCTTTGTTTCACAAAGCAGTTTAGTGTTTGCTTGGTAATTCATCTTGCTGTTCAAATTCGATTGCATGTGTGTATTTGGACGGAACTCTTAATTCGTAATTTGATGCACTTGTTAATTGATTTAACTTGCTGAGAATGGAGTAGACTGTGGAATTTGTTTACTGTTGAGAAACATTGGAGATCTTCTTGACCCAATTCCACAAGTTTAAACCATGTCAGACTTCTGGAGATCATGATCTCtagttttggaattttttttaattggaggACTGCTAATCTGCATGGCGTCATGCACTGTTATTGCGTTGTTCTATACTTTTGGCTATTAAAGTGACAGCAGAGGTTCTGAAATTTGAGTATTATTTCATTCTGGGAATCATAGACTTTTTAAACGGAAATAACGCCGTGTCAAgcatgattattttttatactgatATCATTTTTCTTGAACTAAGAGGCGTATTAAGATTGCAGATACATAGACTCTAGATAACATATtgcaattttagaaaataaggAATCATGATTATTATCTTCCTGTGCAACATTCATTAATACTGTCAGATTTCTGCTTGTTATAGTGAATTACGAATGGAAGTTATGCTTCCACTTCAACCGTATCTTGCCTAAAATAATATTGTCCATCTGTTGACAGGATCTCTTGCCAAGCTAGTATACTTCACAAAAGATGACAATCATTCGGTTGATGGTGAGGAGGGGATATCTCATAGAAAGACTTTGCAGAAATCCAACGGCCATAAGCAATACCCTGTTCTTAATGGGAGGCTAAATTTTAAGAAGTTTGAAACAAGCAAGATAAATGATTGCTTAGAATTTATCAAGTCCATGAAACTTCATATTGGAGGTGTGTACATAATCATATGCGTTTATGGTTGACAATATTTGCCACAAAGTAACTGAAATTTCTGAAGCATTCAGCCATGTTTATGGTTAACAATATATGTTTCCTTCCGTGACTTGATCACTTTGCATACTGAACTAAACTTGACTAACAATTTTGGCTCCTTCAACCACCTTTATGTGGATCCCATATCAGTTTAATTTACCAAGCTGGCTGAATAGAATCTCTCATTCCTCTTTATTCTAAATTCTCTTGTTCCTTCCTCTAAAGTTTGTTGTGCTTGTTTTATGTACAATTGGTTATAAAAGTCTCGAGTAATTGTTAGTGAGACTGTTGttgtcttttatatttgttatccTTTGACTTTGAACGCTGAGCTGGATCTTATTTACATATTAGATGACAAATAAACTACACAGAATCCGAAGCCAAAGtactcaaattttcaaaataaaatatatattatcttactaatataatccctaaaaaaacatatataccCATCTTTTATATCATCATGGTGTCCAATCCCTTTTTGAGGTCATTCTGAAATTTTTGCATCTGATACTGAATTCAGGTATTCAGCCACAAGAAAATCCTGGAAGTCAGCCAATAGCTGTTAAGGTAATCAAACTAAAATGTTTAAACATGTAATTTTATGAAGATTTTGTTTCTCTATCTGTCTTAAAGTGTACAGATAGATCTATTGAAAAGAATCTTTAGATTCTAAGTTAATAACCAATTCAATCTTGGCCATGCCATGATTGGAAACAGTTTCCATTCTTGTCTTCTGTTTTTCCATGGTTGGAAGATATGTAATTCCTAAATGttgattaaaattgaaagattaTTTATTAGTAGTTCCCAAAAGGTAACACATGCACATGTTCCAGCTTTAATAGatatttctaacaaaaaatGTTCCATTCCATAAAAAACAATGTTTATTTAGTCTTATGGTACTTGGATTTATGTTATATACTTACTAATAATGAAAAACTACTGGTGAGAAGGCCACAGGTGGTGGTGCATACAAATATGCAGACCTCTTCAAGGAGAGACTGGGAATCATTCTTGACAAGGAAGATGAAATGGATTGTCTTGTTGCAGGAGCGAATTTTCTTCTCGAGGTAGGATTTAACATAAACTAGTTTTTCCATATTgttggtaaaagaaaaatattgtctcatttttaaatttcaaattaaattattgagattcggattcattttttcttcattcattCAACAAATAGTCTCTTATGTAAAGATCAGCATGTGTATCTGACTGTGAAGCTTTGACAGTACATACATAATGGTTAGGGACTTAGGGTGCTGTAAGGTTTAGCCCTGATCTTATAGAGTGCTGTAAGGTTTAGCCCTGATCTTATTTACGTGTTTGCTCACAAGATGCTTGTTATGCACAATTAGGTTCTGTAAATGGTAATGttgtcttaaaaataaaacttttcctGTTAGATTGAGAAAAATGTGTTGGAAGGtattttatgtttgttgatGAAGTATTAATTTCAGATAATTGATGAAATGGTCATCTGAAAGATGGTTAAAAATTAAGGCTTTCGTGTGTATGCAATCTGAATGTAAATATTTGTGTCAGAAGACATTTCTGTCATTAATAAGCACAAATATTCTTTCAATTCACCAATGAATGCCTCTAGTTGTATAAGTAGTTTTCCTTTtcatagttttataaatatctaTCTTCAAGAAATATGTAACCAGTGGTTGTGGGAATAGCAATGGTTATGAGTTactaaattgataaattttttgaagtttttcaggactttgtattttttgtttttttattatattttagctCTTGTCATTGTCATTGGCTATGTACGAAGTGTTTCTATTTCGCCATGTGATAAGTTATCTAGGTACAAGGCTGTTGTTTGAAATAtgcattgttcttatttttccaACTGTGCAGAAGATAATATCAAATCAAAGTAATGAACTTTAACCGTTGTTATCTTGTGGTCTGTCTTTGTAAAGTAGACTACACCATTATGTACTTTTTATTGTGATTTTGAGAATACCATTTTTTAGTGTGCTATGAGTTTACTATCCAAACCGCATATGGGGTAAAATAACTGTTTGCTTTGAATTTCTATTCCCCTCCAGGAAATGAAGCCAAAAACTTCAGTTTAGGACTGTTGTACCAAAGCTATATTTTAGTATACTTTTCTCTCTATagttatatttatcttttcttcttgtcaCTGCTGCCATATGAGAAACCTTTTAAGGCATGTGGTATATAAATATACCTTTTACTGTCTCGTATTTGTAAGGAAATGGTACagcaatttcattttgttttccttttgattTGAGGCTTTTTCTCAAGAACTGCTCCTTCAGTTTTCTGTAAATAATTCTAGAGTCTTCATACTCAAACACCTTGATAATTTCCATGTACATGTCTTGATCTACTTTCAATAGGTGGTCCACCAGGAAGCATTTACCTATATGGGCGACCAAAAGCAATTTGTGCAGATTGACAAAAACGATTTGTATCCCTATCTTCTTGTTAATATTGGGTCTGGTGTTGGAATGATTAAGGTAGTTTATCATACAAGCTGcattacttcaattttttttttcaaatatgcaCTCTTTTTTAGACacaaagtaatattttaatttttcataaaggtGGAAGGAGAGGGAAAATTTGAGCGAGTTAGTGGAACAAGTATAGGTGGAGGAACTTTCTGGGGTTTAGGCAAACTTTTGACCAAGTGCAAGAGGTGGGTATTTCTTTTCCTGAAGCCTATGAACTATTATTGATTT is part of the Vigna radiata var. radiata cultivar VC1973A unplaced genomic scaffold, Vradiata_ver6 scaffold_73, whole genome shotgun sequence genome and encodes:
- the LOC106779865 gene encoding pantothenate kinase 1, coding for MDLRDGQTQQILDPNQPTHVYHLALDIGGSLAKLVYFTKDDNHSVDGEEGISHRKTLQKSNGHKQYPVLNGRLNFKKFETSKINDCLEFIKSMKLHIGGIQPQENPGSQPIAVKATGGGAYKYADLFKERLGIILDKEDEMDCLVAGANFLLEVVHQEAFTYMGDQKQFVQIDKNDLYPYLLVNIGSGVGMIKVEGEGKFERVSGTSIGGGTFWGLGKLLTKCKSFDELLELSYRGNNRAVDMLVGDIYGGMDYSKIGLSSTAIASSFGKAISDNREREDYKPEDIARSLLRMISNNIGQISYLNALRFGLKRIFFGGFFIRKHPFTMDTLSVAVNFWSKGEAKAMFLRHEGFLGAVGSFMSSDKHGLKELLANEVVPRSPSKLSFAVDKILRSLPDGEFNGDESIECSVYAA